The genomic DNA TGCCCGTTTGTTGAGGATTGAATTAAAAAGCTTACAATTCTATAACAGAGAAAAAATGGCTTATTATTGTTCAATACAAAGTTGTTTACTTTTAATCAATCAGTAATGATTTATCGAAAAATACGATGAGTACAAAGCACTCTTGTTACTTCATGCTATCTTTTGTTAAAAAACGTGAATTCAGTCAAGTTCTTGGTTTACGGTATTTCCACTATGGAAAGCACGGAATTGACTCGGTGAAAATCCTGTATTTCTTTTAAATGCATTATAAAAGCTAGATACACTTTGATAGCCTGTTTGATAACCAATCTCTGTACTATTAAAGACCGTTGTCAAGAGAAGTTCCTTTGCTTTCTTAACTCTGATCCTTTCTAAATATATTCGAGGAGTATACCCTGTTCTTTCTTTGAAAATCCGATTTAAATGAAAACGACTAACTCCTACCCTTGATGCAATTTCATTTAATGGCATGTTTTGAACATAATTATTTTTTATCAATCGCATAGTATCTTCCAAAACGCATTCGAACGGATCGTATATTTTTATATTTAGATCTGATCGGCATCTTTTGCATGGGCGATAGCCTGACCTTTGAGCTTCTTGCGCATTTGAAAAAAAGGATACATTTTCATAATTAGGAACCTTAGACTTGCAAGAAGGTCGGCAGAAAATTCCAGTTGTCTTGACTGCGTAAAAGAATATCCCGTCATACGCTGAATCACATGATACTGTGGCTTTCCACATGGTATCTCTGGAAAGGTTATTTTGATCCTTCATTAGATTTTAATCCTCCCTTGTAG from Bacillus basilensis includes the following:
- a CDS encoding bifunctional transcriptional activator/DNA repair enzyme AdaA; this encodes MKDQNNLSRDTMWKATVSCDSAYDGIFFYAVKTTGIFCRPSCKSKVPNYENVSFFSNAQEAQRSGYRPCKRCRSDLNIKIYDPFECVLEDTMRLIKNNYVQNMPLNEIASRVGVSRFHLNRIFKERTGYTPRIYLERIRVKKAKELLLTTVFNSTEIGYQTGYQSVSSFYNAFKRNTGFSPSQFRAFHSGNTVNQELD